The genome window gagagagaggagtagaAAAATGAACAGAGACCTCTCAAAAGGAGCTTTGCAAGTGATAAAAAAGCAGAGGAAGATAAGATTGATCTGAGCTTGGATTGTTCGTTCTTTGTTCGACTTCTTTGGATTGATTTGTGTTCAAGAGTCACTGTTTTTATAGATAGAGAGAGATATGCTTCTATTTGACCTATAATGGAGACGCCACCAGCGGAGGAGCTTCTAAGGAAGATCGAAGACTTGGAGGCGGCACACGCGCACCTTCAAGATGAGATGTCTAAATTTAAAGTCTCCGATGCTAACCGTTGGGAGCAGCAtaagcaacagcaacagcaacgGCAGAGGTCGCATTCCATGTCGCCGCAACGGTCGGGGCCGAGGAGGAGAGGCGGTGGTATAGAAGTAGATTCTATCGCCGGCTGGAAGAAGAATTCGGCGTCGTTCAGGCATTCTTCTCCACTTCAAAGAGAAAGCAGGGGAAGTCACGATACAGTGAATGATGTGAATAATGCTAGTGACGGAGGAGCTAATAGGGGCGGTGGAGGTAATAGTGGACCTTCTGCTGTGAATTTCACTGATAGACAGTACTTGAATATATTGCAGTCCATGGGACAGTCTGTGCACATATTTGACCTTACTGGACGCATCATCTATTGGTGAGTATTGCTCGTCTTGTTTTCTGATAATTTTGTATCTCGTTCTTTATCCAATTGTGATTAATTGTTTTTTGGCCCCTGCCTTGTGTTCTTAATTTCGTTAGAATGATAATCTCTCAACATGAAAATAATGAGATTCTAATTATGGTTAAGAGGGCTTAGTCCAAATTGGTATTCTTAGGATTTGTCCAATTTTTGCAGGAACCGAACAGCTGAGCACCTTTACGGTTATTCTGCGGCGGAGGCTTTAGGCCAAGATGCCATTTACCTTCTGATTGATCCCCAGGATTTTTCCGTGGCAAATAATATAGTCCATCGCGTTTCTATGGGTGAGAGCTGGACAGGGCAGTTCCCTGTCAAGAACAAACGCGGGGAGAGATTCATGGCAGTTGCGACCAATACTCCTTTCTATGATGATGATGCTACTTTAGTTGGAATAATATGTGTATCTAGTGATTCACGGCCCTTTCAAGAAATGAAGGTTGGATTTTCGGGTGGAAGGAACTTGGAAACAGATTCAAGCTTTAGCCAGCCTAGAAATCTAGTAACGAGTACACTTGGTCTTGATCCTCAGCAGCCTTTACAAGTTTCGATTGCatcaaaaataacaaatttgGTTAGTGTCTTAGTTTAGTTTTGTTGTTCCTATGATATATTGAAATGTGTTGTATCTTAACTGTTGGAATATCAAAACAGGCATCCAAGGTGAGCAACAAAGTCAAGTCAAAGATTCGGACAGGAAACAATGTCATGGATCTTGAAGGAGGGAGTGGAGGTAGCCATCAGTCTGATCATGGATTCTCTGATACTGCTCTCTCAGACCACAGGGAGGATGCTAATTCAAGTGGAGCTAGTACCCCAAGAGGAGATGTACATCCATCTCCTTTTGGTGTATTTTCACATGTAGATGAGAAAACACCAGTTAAACCCTCCGGGGTTTCTGGTGACGAAGGTGATGGAAAGCCTGCAATTCACAAGATTATTACCTCCAAGGCAGAAGAATGGATTGGTAAGAAGGTTTCATGGCCCTGGAAAGGTAATGAACGTGATGGGCAAGATGCAAGGATTACACGTTTTGCATGGCCCTGGTTGCACAATGATCAAGAGAATGAGTCAATGAATGACACGAGTCCTTCTTTTGGTGTCAAATTGGAAACCCAGTTGAATGAAAACAATCGACCCACCAATAATGAGGCCTCAGGCTCCTGGACGTCCTCGGCCAATGTTAACAGCACAAGCAGTGTCAGCAGCTGTGGCAGTACCAGCAGCAGTGCTGTTAACAAGGTGGACACGGACACTGACTGCTTGGATTGCGAAATCTTGTGGGAAGACTTGACTATTGGAGAACAAATTGGGCAAGGTAATCACCTTACAAACCTATGTGGTTAGCTGTGGTGTGTTTTTCATAAATAATTACTATAGCATTGTTAACCAGAATCACTTAAATTCTCTCAAAGATTCTAGAATTTAATCACTCTCTGAAGATTATGGCTATTTACATTGATATCATTACTACTATGTTCTTCTTGGTTATGATTCTGATACTTGGTTTTCTGCTTCTCTCTTCTGCTGCTGCAGGTTCTTGTGGAACTGTATATCATGGCCTGTGGTATGGATCAGTATGTTCTTTTGCTCTTCCTTTTCATAGCCTTGCTTCCAAGATTATGAACAAAAGCAATATGACGGATCTATATTAATCATTTACAAATGTCACATATGTTGGTTTCCATCAAGTCATGTAAAACATTAGTAGGATGAGATTGGAAATGATAGCTAGTAATATCTTGAATCGACTTCTCATACCATCTTGCAACGCATGCTTCTCTTTCATGATTCCATATCATCATCTAATACTTGGATATATGTCTCACAAATTAATCAGAACTTATGTTTGTACCTTCATTGTTTGACTCCATTTTAGTAAATTATAATGCCGCACTGTCTAGTgggatttttcttttctctttttatatGAAAAATGGAAAGAAGTTGCACAATACTGTCGTCATTTATTTTGTTCTGTCTAGTTGAATCCTGTCCATGTAATTGCAGGATGTTGCTATCAAGGTATTCTCAAAGCAAGAATATTCAGATGATGTTATACATTCCTTTAGACAAGAGGTGGGTTTTCTTATTCTCAAATTCTTTTTTTAGTCATATTCTGACAAAAACAGAATTGAATGCATGTTTATGTTTATATCGTTAATTCATTGCTTCCTGAAAAAGTTATTAACTCATTGCTTATTTTAAGTCAATCTGCTTTCGGACATGAATGGATCTCTCCCCTAACTCCCTCTTTTTTCAAGGCATTTTCTTGTGCTTTCTGTATGTATTCCTGTTATCTATCAgtgaataaaaatcaaaatatgatGTTGCCATTGGTTTTTTCTGTAGGTTTCCCTTATGAAGAGACTTCGACATCCAAATGTTCTGTTGTTTATGGCAGCTGTGACTTCGCCTCAGCGTCTCTGTATTGTTACGGAGTTCCTCCCCCGGTgtgtctttattttttgttttgaaaatacaCTGCTACAAACTATCCAACCTATCTTTTTACTGTGCCACCTAGAAAGAAGAATAACCTAAGGGGGGTGGTATTTAAATGACTTGATTTTGTTGGAttaaaatttcttaatttcattgtacTTCTTGGCTGACTGGCATCTCCTCTATTCCTTTGAAAATGTAGTGGAAGTTTGTTTCGCTTGCTACAGAGAAGCACTTCCAAACTAGATTGGCGACGACGCGTTCATATGGCCTTGGATGTAGTAAGTACTCAATTAGTTAGTATCACATATCCCTTTTGTTTTTATGATGTTAAGTTGGGTACTATCTCTCTTGTGGTGTAATTCATGTTATTTTACTAATTAATCTTCCCTTCAGGCACGGGGTATGAACTATCTTCATCATTGCAATCCACCCATCATTCATCGTGATTTAAAGTCATCGAATCTTCTTGTTGATAGGAACTGGACAGTGAAGGTCTGCCAGTAATTGTGCCAATGTCTTTCCTTCAAGTTTTATTTTTGGACTCTTTTGAAGGCTTTCTTTTGGATTCCCTTTTGGCTTTTGGCTTTAATTGAAGTGAAACTTAATCCAGTTCTCAGCTGCACAGGTTGGTGATTTTGGCCTGTCTCGTCTTAAGCATGAAACGTATCTCACAACTAAGACAGGAAGAGGAACGGTAAtataactgtttttttttttcatttactttTGGCTGGTTATTTCAGTATTGTCAGTCTAATCTGTTGAACCCCATTATGATTCATCTTTTATAGCCTCAATGGATGGCACCAGAAGTTCTTCGTAACGAACCCTCAGATGAAAAGCACGTGCAGCTCTTTGAACTTGATACTTTCTGTCAATGACTCTCCTCAATACTCTATGCTTGAGCTGACATTCATTTTTGCTGTCATGGAACAATCAGGTCTGATGTTTACAGCTATGGAGTGATATTGTGGGAGCTTGCCACTGAGAAGATTCCCTGGGATAGTCTCAACCCTATGCAGGTATaaattttgattgaaaaattTTCTCATAACATTCTCATTAACATGCTTAATAGATTTTTGTGATATTAATTTGAGATCTAATACACGTCTCTACTATAattttcttacatgtccaaaACCAAGAGTACTTTCTTTAGTAGCTTTCAacctatttattgttattagccGCCCAAATTCCCACACCCAAATATATAAACTGCTTATTGCTGGCAAGAATTATAAGAACATTCGAAATGAATTTAACGACACCTGTGAATCTAATGCATGCTGTTCTGTGCACATATGAACAACAGTTTGTTTATTATACTTTCAGGTGATTGGAGCTGTGGGGTTCATGAACCAAAGGTTAGAGATCCCAAAAGATGTGGATCCGCTATGGGCTTCTATAATCGAGAGTTGCTGGCACAGGTGCTTGAACTTTTTCCTTTATATTTGGtgctttctttaaaaaaaaaatctatttgtCCCCCCCTTCAattgctctttcttttttaagaGGAAACCAGACTCTGAGTGGTTGGTCAAGATATGCTCAAACAAAATTCCGTGTGATTATTATTATGAACTTATGAAACTGAATTTGACCTGGAGGGTTTTCCATCatgaatttggttttttttatagaatGGATCACAGCTGTGGCCAGTAGGTAGCTGAGGTTGGTCATGATCCAATGGTCCATGGACtatttattggttttgaataatATTTGCGTCCCTCTTATCTTTTGGGTGTCTATTTTAGTGGTCAAGGTACTTTAAAATGCGAGAGTAGTTTAGGTGGGCAAAGTTATTGATAGCGATGTTTATTATATTCAAAGACTTGAGCTTTTGTTTTATCCCTCCTCCGTTTGCATAGTTGCACACTTTGACTGTGACTGTGATTGTGACCAATGTGTGGATGTGAACCAGTGATGCACACTGTCGGCCAACCTTCCAGGAAATTCTGGAAAAGCTTAAAGATCTGCAGAGGCAATACGCCATTCAAATCCAGGCGGCCAGGTCCATAGCTGGGGATAGCACCCAAAAGGAGCGATAGAACCTAAACATTTGCTTGGCTTGTGTTGTTCATCAAGCCACTAAAACTGATTGCCGACCTCTAGTTTTCTGGGGCAGCAGACtaagaaagtgaagaaattgCGAGAGGAGGGTGCACATTCGAGTTCCCTAATATTGTGCAGATTGGTCAATTCGTGTGATGCTTGTTTATTATTACAACACTAgaatcttgaaaaaaaaatcggcCAGTGGTGCTGTGTGATTCAGAGTTGCAgttggtggggggggggggggtggtggTTTCTGCCCTTTTGTGATATTATATTTATACCACAGAATGTTGCTAGGTCCACGTAGAAAAGCTGTACAGTATATGATTTTTCAAATGGTTACATGTAGAGTGAGATtgatttgttgtttcttttctgCATTGtctaatttaaaatttaaatggcCATTCTTATCACATCAAGCTTATTTTGTTTTGGGGTAACACCAAAATTAGCAGGAAGAAGTATGGACTCTTGACGGGAACAAGTATAGACTCAGAAGTTTTTGTATCGGAGGGAGtttgtttttttgattttattgtTGTATTGTAACTTACAGCAATAAAACGTCTTGCCTTGGAAAAAAATCCCTTCACAATGATGGACATATCTACCTCTTGAACACGAGTTGAATCGTGCTGGCGATCTTCGACACGGTCGGTGAGCTTGTCGAAGGCTTTGCTCTGTTGCTGTTGTAAGTCCTTTGAATCCACCACTCTCTCCACACCTCCTTCATCTGCACCCTCCATGGCTCTCTCCTCCTACTATTCTTCCTCTTCTGAGTGAAATTAGGGCACAGTCTCTTCAGACTGAAAGTTTCTCCTACTGTAATTGATTAATCACTTAATGGGAAGGAAGCCCTTGCTTCTAATCTAAGCTTGTAGTTGTAGGTGATTGCGGAAGCCCAATGCCCACAATCGTGTTGGGCAAAAAAGCGCATACGCTATTAAGGTACCTGGGCTTAGCCCAATTTGTTTTTACTTGGATCCAAATACACAAGCCCAGTTCTAAGAAACACAACGGACTCAAAAGGACGAATCTGGGCCCAAGTAAGGTACTTTGGGGTTTGGGCGAAGATTAAAAGCCCATAACACTTCCCCTTGAAATGACTTTTTAGTCTTAGCCCACGTAAGTTTTCATACGAGCCCAGATTAAAAGCTCACATTGTGTGAACCAGAGACCAGAGTTTTCATGGTCTTCTTTTTTGCCCATTGTTAGCCACAGATTTTTCATGTAAATATCCACTTACACATGAGTTCCTAAACCATTCATTGTAGTATAACAAAACACTACATAATTGAACTTCACAATAAGTAAAGCATTTCATTACAATTTTCATCAAAAAGAATAAGCTTAATTGGTAACTTAAGAAGACATCAATTGGCTTGGCAGCATCCATTTCTTTGAAAATGAAGAGCTTAATCAATTCATAGCCAAGCTGGCAGCCAATTCTTGCCATCTACGAAGTCTATGGACATGAAATTCTCAGCCTCTTCTTCAGTGAGTTGCTTCGACCAGGGAGCACGCTGGTCGGTCTCAGCTCCAGGTCCACGGCAATGGTATTCTGCTTGGTACATGTTACTGTTTTCATTTCACAGCGTCAGTAATTCGTTAGTGGTAGAAGATATAACCAATTGAGCTATTGTTCCGTGGTTGCCAGAATCATAATATAATTAAGTGCAAGGAATATTAGAATGTCTTACTCTGTGGGGCCATCATAACTCCAGTTGGTCCAGCCCATGGGCACAATTGTTCTAGACAGGTAAGTCTTGGCAAAAATGGTCCTGGAGTAGGCACCTTTTGCTCTTCCCAGGTAAACATCGCCAATACCATAAACCTTCCCTTTCACAAAAACAAACCCACTATTATCAGTTGGGTCTTCCCTATTCTGAGCCGTGATTGACCCATGAATCGACACTCTCTTGTCAGCAATAACAAAGATCTCACAATTCTGCATCCACAAAAACAATGCTTATATACGTTCAGTTTTGATCAAATTAATATCCTCAGTTTGTAAGTCGGCTGAATCTTACTTACATGAAACATGGACCGGCCGCGGCCGAAGATGAAGTCAATTGAGCCCTGAATGTAGCAGTTGTCATAGTAATGTCTCCCTTTGTAATCAAAGAGTGTGTTGTGGGTGCTGTAGAATGCACAATGGTAGAATGCATTCATGTCCGCGCCTACGAATGCTGCCACTGACTGATTTTGCGAGGTGTAGGCAACCCCAGTTGGAGCCTCATTCTATAACAGTTGAAACAACACgaagaaataataaaatcagTATCAAAAGCTAGGCTTAATTCAGGGAGAAGATAGAAACAAAGAGGGAACAAGTTAAGATGATCATGTAGATAATGTAATTCCATGCGCATTAATCTTATTCTTTAGTTGagtgtcattttttttatggtaaCCGACGAATCAAGCACTCAGAGGACAGCTGAGTGAGCGTGAATTTTGGACTGTAAGAACAGTTTGCACCAAATTGACGACAGGTAAGATTTGGTCGAAGGTGAAAATTGAGCTCCTAATGCCTCCCAAGAAGTGAGTCAAAAGCCCACGAGATCAGGAAAATCATTGACCTTAGTAACATGCATCCATCCTAAGCCTAGAGATATAACCAACTAGCTATTGTTCCATAGTTTTGTTGAGTGTCAATGATTCAACAACAAACCATATCTTATGTTTCCTCTAAAATCCACCAAGATTTTCTTACAGTTGTTTAATTAGAATTTCTGAAACCATAACCCTAATCATTTCATTTCAtgtattctattaatataatatatagcaGAGGAACAAAAGGATGGTTATTTACCTTGAAGCTAATACCGAAGGCAATGAAGTGAGGGGCTTCAACACGAAAAGTTGCAGATTCAATGTTATCAGATGAACTTTGAGACCAAACAATGGCCGTCCTTCCTCTTCCGTTCCCTCTTAGAAATATATATGGCTTATTCACAGGAATCAGAACCTTTTCTCTGCCAACCAAGAGTCCAGAAAAATCGCATAATTAGACAGTGTTTGGTGAGCAGGTATTCGGGTGATAACAATTTCTATTGCATTAGATGCCattcaataataaaataataataataataaaaaagggtATGTGGTAAAAAGACTACATTCATAATTCATCGTTCAAGCCTCCATGCAACCATGAAAGCTAGAGCAAGATATTTCCCAATTACCTGTAAACTCCTTTCCTTACATGGATGATAACCCAATTACCATTTCCTTCAGGAACGGCGTCAATGGCGGCTTGGACGGATTTAAAATCACCATCGCCATTAATATCAACCTTAAGCGTGCGATTAGTGGCGATTTTTTGTGTCAACAAAGGGGAGTCGATCACGGCTGGTAGCACCGTTGGCGTAGAGGCACCATTAACATGGCTCAAATGAGAGGaggcaacaacaacaaaaatggcAGCAAAGGCAACATGGATTGCTCTGACATTGGGAGGCCAAGAAATGGAAGCCATTGCTATAGAAATGCGAAGAGAGTTGCTGGAGCTTTAAATGATTTTTGATGGGGAGAATTCTTTGGCGTTTAATTAGCTGGGGAGGGAAGATTAGTTGCCTTTGAATTGGAGGGTACACTTTGTGTGGTTGGTGTGGAATTgttctgtttctttttgttgtattttcaattttgttgtcATAATTAGCAACTAATTTGGTAAGATTTACTTAAAATGAAAGGGTATTCATGACCATTCTTTTAGGGGGTAAACAATAGTACTTACTCAATCCGAGATACCCCACACGTGAATGTCATATGAGCTATTCGTTTTAGATTCATTGTATTGCATGCCTTTAATCCGGATGGGTTGGATACCAATAGAATATCTCATATACAAATTTAGGtggttttgagattttttgattatttttacaTTAGTTGGTTAGCTCGTTTGGTAAGTTAGTTATAAGTTTTTGGATCGAATTGAAATAATTGGTCTTATATTAaaatttctttgtttgaatGAGATGTAAGGACAAAATAACCTGCAACTCCAATAAATTAAAACCTTCACATGCCAagcttttgacaaaaaaaaaagaaggaaaagtatGAATCCCTTTTCTCATACCCAATAAAGCAGTTTGATTtacatattatttttagttttgtgagtattttattttatttttgaaatacgattgaaatttttatttttcattggaatcgaattttGGGTATGCATATACCTAACCTAATCTATTGTCAATCGAGTAACCATGTAATAAGAAATTCTTTTTAAATGTAGAAAAAACTTTTGTAAATTCTGATAAGTGGTAAGATATTAACGTCGTGAAATAAACTTGTTCCCCGGCTAATCTCAGGCAATTGAATCAATAAAATGACCAACTTGAATCCTCATGTGTTATTAAAAGTAAAAACTAGTTGCAATTGAAGTGTtatttacattattattattattataaatacaGTTGCGAACCAAACACGAAAACAATTTTTCTGTGACCCGGAAATAACGCCGCATATATGTTGGCAATTTGGCATTCCTTATCCCGCAACGCAAGAGAGTCTGATGAGGCCTACAGGCAAGGCAAGGCAACAACATAATTTATCGTCGTTATCTTTTTACGCAATTGCAGGTATCGACTATCAAGTGCTTTAATCGCCGTCCATTTAAAGATCAGCAAAATCTGTCACAGCTAGGACCCACCATCACCGTTGATCAGATCACTACCAGGCCCAACTAGGACCCACCATCCGCTGTCCAGTAAAAGTCCAAATTCtactaaaaagttaaaaacaaaaagaatttaTATGTCATTCTCGTTTGTTGGTTCGTTCTCCAAACTCACATGTCGCTCGCCGTCACCCCAGAACCCCAAAACCCCACCAACGGTTCCGAGATTGAAGAGATAAAAATGGCCTTCAACAAATTCGACGTCGTATCAGATGCGTCGGATCACCATTACTTCGTCGACAAGCACAGCACCAAGAAATCAACCGGTCAAGATTGCTTCGTCAATGCTGCTAGTAGCGTCTACAAGAAGGTCATTCAGGAGTGGCGGATCCTCGAGAGAAACCTCCCGGAGTCAATCTTCGTTCGGGTCTACGAGAATCGCATCGATCTTCTCCAGGCAGTGATTATCGGAGCCGCCGGTACCCCGTATCACGATGGACTCTACTTCTTTGACTTAGCCTTCCCGATCGATTACCCGCACCGTCCTCCTCTCGTGCACTACCATTCATTCGGTATGAGGATCAACCCGAACCTGTATGAGAACGGGCGGGTCTGCCTGAGCCTGCTGAACACTTGGAGCGGCAAGAAGTGCGAGAAGTGGAACGCGAATGAGTCGACGGTTCTTCAGGTTTTAGTGTCAATCCAAGCCCTGGTTCTCAACGAGAAACCGTATTACAACGAACCGGGTGTGTTGTCGGGTCGGGTCAAGTGGGATAAGAAGTCCATGGCTTATAATGAGAACGTGTTTGTCTTGTCTTGCAAGACAATGCTGTGTCTATTACGCAACCCTCCAAAGAACTTCGAGGATTTCGTTGCAGGGCATTTCAGAGAACGAGCAGAGGCGATAATTTCAGCCTGTAATGCCTATATGAATGGCCGTGCCATGGTAGCGTACTACAGAAACGACGGTGGTGATGGGTCGTCCTCATTGGGGAAGAAGAAGGTCTACGTGTCGGACAAATTCAAGGGTTTGGTGGACAAATTGTATCCTCAGCTGGTGGCGGCGTTTACAAAGAATGGAACTCCGTTGAGTATTTTCTACGATCAGGCGAAGGTCGAGATTAAAGCTGGGTCTTTCAATGATAATCATCCTCGTGTGGTTGTGAAGAAGAAGGGGACAATTGGGATCCTGAAGAGGGTTTTTGGGAGAGTAAAGGTGTTTCTGGGACTGAACAAGAAAGCTGATCAGGGAAGCCGAAACGACGTCAAAAAGGAGTCTTGAAGGGACCCAGCTGGGATTTTCTCTGTTATTTAACGCCACTTTAGACAAGGAAAATAAGAGAGTAGGATTCGCAGAAGGAGAGTACGAAAAAGGGACTTATTTTACTCTTCTTTGACTATGATTAGTTAGGGTTTCTGGTGTTCTAAAGTGATGGTATAGATGGGATGCTCTGTGTAAGAATGCTTTTGATATGATGGTATATAAAAGAATGGGATTAAAGAGTTGCTGTGCCTTCTTTCCTTGATGCTGCCTTTTGTGGTTAAGCTTTTGTGTTCGATGTTACTTGCAAGCCAAGCATACCAGAAGGCATAAAGGTCACAATAGCTTAAGCTTATTGTCAATGGAAACAGACACTaaaatggaagggaaaaaagaGGGAGAGAAACTTCATTGATCAGATGAACAATAGATAGAGTGTCAATTTCTTTAATCAACGTTTATTTGCAAGTGAATTAAGCTTAGTTCTGAAACTTTTTGTATACCCATTGGGTAAGGCCCATATTGGAGGTCGTGCTAGGATTGGGCCTGGCCTTAGGGGTATTGGTATCCAGTCCAACTTCACCAACAATCGAACCAATCTATTTGGAAAATTTGAGTTTTGAGCTTGTTGAAAATACTAGAAATATTTTCTCCTATCATTAATATCATAGTTTTATCAACACAGACACAGACAGGTTTTTTTTAGGAGTATGGAGATTTTGATTTGATAAATATGGCATCATTGTTTGTTAATGCCTTCATAACTTTTGATGTTGATTTTATCGAATTTGGTTACACGACGAATCAGCCAATCAGGTAGAGAAAAGGTAATTAGTCACGAACTATAGGGGCAATTATGGAATGCCGTCCTCGCACCACCATTCCATCCTCCGGCGGTCTGTATAGAGTCAGAGACCCTTCAGCAGATGACCTAGCAAAGGCACAAGGCACGAACACCCTATCATACTTCATACATATATTCTGATGACATTTACAGCTGAATCTCTTCAAGTGAGAAGCTGTTGCCAATGAAGTCGCGCGCGAAATTTGCCCTCCCTTTATTGCTCGCTTTGAGTTTACTGCGACACCGTTGGAGTCGGCCCCTCAAGCATTCAGGAGAGACCCGGGCCACCCTCAGTGGCACCACAGCGCCTTCCATGATGTCCGTAATAGCGTTCGATCCGACGTTCGTCGCATGCTCCACACCCGAGCCGAGGTGCTTGATTTGTGTACTCCTTGTCCTCAATAATGAATAATCCAAGACTTTTTAAAGAATTTGTGAAGCACGATTGCTCTagattttttgcttttgaatgctatgaaaaacaattttccgATTGTTAATTCTGCAATCGTTGTGCAGGTTCCTTTTCAGGTACCGTTGGAAGTGAATGTGGTGCTGATCGGGTTTAATGAAGATGGAGGCTATAGGTACACGGTAGATGCGCACAAATTGGAGGAGTTACTGAGGGTCAGCTTCCCAAATCACAGACCGTCATGCTTGGAGACTGGCGAGCCCCTGGACATTGAGCATCACGTTGTCTACAATGTTTTTCCGGTAAGcttttttcctttcccttttctttttctggccGGCGGCGAAGTAGTCTTGTATTGACTACTATAATTTGGCGTACAATATTGAGTTTATTTTATCCTCAATAGCGTGGTGACTGGTGAATGCATGGCTTTGAAATAGTTGTTGTGTTATGTGTCTATCCACATAACAGGCTGGGCAGccagaattgatagcacttgaGAAGGCACTGAAGGAGGCTA of Tripterygium wilfordii isolate XIE 37 chromosome 13, ASM1340144v1, whole genome shotgun sequence contains these proteins:
- the LOC120013908 gene encoding probable pectinesterase 67, translated to MASISWPPNVRAIHVAFAAIFVVVASSHLSHVNGASTPTVLPAVIDSPLLTQKIATNRTLKVDINGDGDFKSVQAAIDAVPEGNGNWVIIHVRKGVYREKVLIPVNKPYIFLRGNGRGRTAIVWSQSSSDNIESATFRVEAPHFIAFGISFKNEAPTGVAYTSQNQSVAAFVGADMNAFYHCAFYSTHNTLFDYKGRHYYDNCYIQGSIDFIFGRGRSMFHNCEIFVIADKRVSIHGSITAQNREDPTDNSGFVFVKGKVYGIGDVYLGRAKGAYSRTIFAKTYLSRTIVPMGWTNWSYDGPTDNMYQAEYHCRGPGAETDQRAPWSKQLTEEEAENFMSIDFVDGKNWLPAWL
- the LOC120012806 gene encoding putative ubiquitin-conjugating enzyme E2 39; its protein translation is MSLAVTPEPQNPTNGSEIEEIKMAFNKFDVVSDASDHHYFVDKHSTKKSTGQDCFVNAASSVYKKVIQEWRILERNLPESIFVRVYENRIDLLQAVIIGAAGTPYHDGLYFFDLAFPIDYPHRPPLVHYHSFGMRINPNLYENGRVCLSLLNTWSGKKCEKWNANESTVLQVLVSIQALVLNEKPYYNEPGVLSGRVKWDKKSMAYNENVFVLSCKTMLCLLRNPPKNFEDFVAGHFRERAEAIISACNAYMNGRAMVAYYRNDGGDGSSSLGKKKVYVSDKFKGLVDKLYPQLVAAFTKNGTPLSIFYDQAKVEIKAGSFNDNHPRVVVKKKGTIGILKRVFGRVKVFLGLNKKADQGSRNDVKKES